The genomic window GGTGACAGCTATACTCAGCTGGATTGTACGGTCTTGGACAGATGTGGAAAACAACATTGTGTCagtggagagagtgaaggaataTGCCGACACAGCAAAAGAGGTGAGCGTACCTTTAATGACCCCTGGTCAGATGTGgtcttcattcatttagcagccATAAACCTTCTTCCATCAATATGTAAAAAATATCACTGCTATACATAACATGCTAAAGCCTTATTTTTGTAACACCACTGTCATAACACCATGAAAAATATTTATCAAATTTCAGGCACCTTGGACGGTTGAGGGCAGCTCCTTACCCCTGGCCTGGCCAGAGAGCGGGACGATAGAATTCCATGAGTACGGCCTCCAGTACCGCAAAGGCCTGGAGTGGGCGCTGAAGGGCATTTCGGTGGACATCCAGAAGAGGGAGAAGGTCAGTAGAACCGCGCAGCTGCGGTTTCATAATAACATATCAAAAGGCAGTGTATTTTAAACTGTAACTTCAGCGCCTCAATTCCAACTCAAGTTCAATTACTCCTACTTCCTCTTCTATTTTAGATTGGAATTGTTGGACGGACAGGAGCGGGGAAGTCCTCTTTGGCGCTGGGAATCTTCCGGATTCTGGAGGCAGCCAAAGGAAAGATCTTCATCGATGGGGTCAACATCGCAGAGATCGGCCTTCATGACCTGAGATCCCGTATCACCATCATCCCACaggtattgttgttgttatactCTGTAATTATTGGAATTTATTGTCGAGACAGCTCTTTTGCCCCTGAGCAATGATCCTGAGCCTCACCTGATTCTGTAGGTATCCAGCAATGTCAGCAGTGAATTATATGCTTAATAAAGTTGGAGATGAGAAGACCTACTCACAAATACCTTCAGTTATCAAGTCAGTTATTGGGACAGTTATCATATATTCTTGCCAAATCACTGCTGCAGTGCATAATGCAAAGAAAGCTTTTCAGGAAAACACTGGCAGTAGCATCATTTCATCAGTGATTGTTTCAAACAAATGAACTTCAGTCATCATCAGCACATCTGTAATGACCATGTGTAATTCCTCCCTCTTCAGGATCCTGTGCTGTTCTCCGGCTCCCTCCGAATGAACCTGGACCCTTTTGATGCCTATTCTGATGAGGAGGTGTGGAGTGCCCTCGAACTGGCTCACCTCAAGAATTTTGTGTCTGGACTGCCAGACAAGCTCAACTATGAGTGTTCCGAGGGAGGCGAGAACCTCAGGTAAGACAACATGATGCACCTACCGCTGATTCTTCTGGAATCGATTAATATCAACTGCCTGCCATATTATTGtagattatacaacaattgggttctatggaactatttatttgtttctgattggccgagtgacgttccatgagttggaatatccctggacatttcaactcagactaataataaatcactcctcgatacaatgcgaagatttgacacccagctctccactatttcaagcaatgggttactccttagcaaaccataacgaagcaatgcttcaccacatctgtggattaagccacacagtcaactcaatgtaagtaagataaacgaggatgctaattgttctcagcattgccagcattgtgtataatatgattgtcacttggaggagacttgtagataactaacgttagcataattagctaaccgctgctaacgtgctagcatcgtcacgtcaggctgtgcacagtagtgtaacatttattcactatacattaataaagttgagtggttctgcaatgtagactatgtttgtggtagaattgttgtataaaagcaatatagcactcgtgatcgtggggttggtcatggatattcccacgggtgttgttcggccgtagccacgaggccggaggccgagcccactctcactcgtgctatattgcttaaatggAACTCGAAAGTAAATaacaagtgaaaaaaaaaaaagattttattTCAGCTATGGTTTGGTGAATGTCATGCTAATTATTTCATCAGAATGTTAAGGAGTTGTCTGCTGTTTGTTCTATCACACAGTCTTGGACAGCGGCAGCTGGTGTGCTTGGCACGGGCTCTTCTGCGCAAAACCAAAGTTCTCGTCCTGGACGAGGCCACAGCAGCGGTCGATCTTGAGACGGACACCCTGATCCAGTCCACTATCCGCAGCCAGTTTGAGGACTGCACGGTGTTGACCATCGCCCACCGTCTCAACACCATCATGGACTACACAAAGTAAGGGGCTGTCAAAAACCTTTGATCAATACAGGATCTGTTTTGAAAAGTGTAGGTAGAGTTGGTGTTCCACAAATGATGAAGcattacataaaattaaaataaatctgactaatAGCTGTCTGTGGAACATGTGGAACAATGCATATTTGAAAATTTCAGCTTGACTCTTGCTGAACCTATGGTACAATGTTTTTCCCTGTCTTTTTCCAGAATCATTGTCATGGACAAGGGAAACATCAAAGAGATGGACTCCCCAGCAAACCTCATCTCAAAACGAGGCCACTTCTTCAGAATGTGCAGAGAAGCCGGGCTTGCATAACTTGTCCTCTCCGGCCCCAGAGAAATTGGAAGGCCCTGTTCAGATGACGGACTTTTTGCCTCAACAAAGACTAGTGCCAGACCAAAGAATTGACTTTGCAGGCTGTGGTCGTGCCAAGTTTAAATTGAACCTTTTACTCAGGTTGAAGAGGGTGCTCAAGAGCACACTGATGCACACTTAATTTAGCATGTGAAGCTGCAGCTTTTTTTAGTCCTCCATTTCTGTGGTGGGTCTCACTAATGCTCACATAGAAAGGTGGGGAAGGATAAGATGAAGACAGGTACTGTAAGCATCGCAATAGTTCTCATGCAGGATTTTCACAAACTTGTAAATAGTTGTTTATACTTCAGAGAGATACAGCTGAGCTGCGATGACTCCAAAAGAATTCAAAGTATTGATGAatgtgaataataataaaaagtacAATTTGTTTTACATAAGCCTTACTTATAGAGCGATGAAGCATTTCATGAAGACCATACATTCCATAGATTGGAGTATAGAAGCCTGCCTGACAACTCTGTTTCTGTAGATTCACAAGATCTTGTGATAAGAGAAACTGGGACAAATATGTTTACTGACATACTGCCTCACTGACCTAGGAAAGACTTTTGAGCCTGACTCTCCAACCAACCATTTAGTATTTTATGGGAAAGGCATGTAGAGATGCCAAGTATGTTGTGGTGTTCTTcaagtatgttgtgtgtgtatctttattATTTTCAGAAAAGTAAACACATAAAATGTTTGACTGGGGTGGAAAGGTTGGCAAACTAATCTCCTGAATTTACaatcagacttttttttttttttttttaaaagaacagAAAAAAGCATGTTTTAACAAGAGTGAGAGGCTGTTGCAGATATACCACAGTCATTCAAACAGACTTGATGAGAAACAGAAGTATTACATATATTGTAAACCTCAAACTATTTGCAGTATTTCTTTATTTGTAACTTGTTTGTTGTCTAAAGTTCTATATTGTTCAGTAActaattgtaggcctacaacacagaCTATGGAATGGGAGATTGATTGTCAGTCTTATTGTTAAAGACTACACAATATTTTGTAATATAGTTCAAACGGAAATGCCTTTTATATACCATAAAGCTCTGggttgtattttatttatactTTTTGGAATATATTTAATCTGTACATTTCCTCatgtttatattttttaataatCTGGGGAACAAATAAACATTTTGGAAATATTTTGTGAATtaaggtgttttttttatataatggGCTTAATCTGATATGCATAATATAATTGCCTAGTGTCTGGCTTTTGATCATTTATTTTGATTAGTTTACTGGGAGATAGACCTTGCTGCAGAACAGGCTAATCAATGATAATCTATTTGTGGAACTACAGATTAGACTAAGTTAGTAGAGCAACAGACAGGATATTTTGAAGGACTGAACTCGCCAATTTGACGGCCTTTGACGACAATTTGATGGCCTATAATAAACAATGCGATTGGGCCCAGAGTCATCCACTAGGTGGCTAGGTGACCTGACCCACACTTGTGTTGTGTCTGGAAGTTGAAGTGTGGAGGAGACTAGCTGCTACAGCTACAGCAAAGGGAGCAGCTTCTTTGCTAATCCTCTCTACTCTTTCAGAgtttaataacaaaaaaacaactgtTATAATGGCTTCAATTACAGAGTTAAAATGCGGTGAGTATAACCTAGTAACAAGTATTTCGTGTGTCACTTAAGTATTTAACGTTAAGTTACAAGAGCTACTATGCTAACGTAGTTTCTATGGTCAAAGCTAGCTTGCTAGTTAGGAAGCAGCTGAGAGTTGCAACTCTTTATGAAGCGAGGTTGACGTTACTGGCTTGTCAAGGTAACTCCAGGAGTAATCACTGGTTTCTAAAAACAGTGGATCAAGTATCTTTGCTATCAAAAGCGACATGTTGTTTTGGGATCAGTGGTTTCTCCTCCtgaagttaacgttaactgGAAAATCCATGCTATGTTGCTGAAGATGTCAACGTTACCTGGCAACGGAGATGAAACTGAAAGGTTAATTTTAGCTTTGTGCTAGCTCATATCTACCAAACATGCGTTAACATTAGACGTCAAATTGTTTCAAGCGCTCAGGGAAACTCTTGAAGCTCGTGGAGTATTGGGACAGCTGAAAGCGAGGATTCGAGCAGAGGTGTTCAGTGCTTTGGACGACCAGAGTGAACCACGGCCTCCACTGTCACATGAAAATCTTCTTATCAATGAGCTCATCCGCGAGTATTTGGAATTCAACAAGTATCACTACACAGCTTCAGTACTGACGGCAG from Alosa sapidissima isolate fAloSap1 chromosome 9, fAloSap1.pri, whole genome shotgun sequence includes these protein-coding regions:
- the cep20 gene encoding lisH domain-containing protein FOPNL isoform X1 — translated: MASITELKCALRETLEARGVLGQLKARIRAEVFSALDDQSEPRPPLSHENLLINELIREYLEFNKYHYTASVLTAESGQPEVPLDRQFVANELNVVEDPSARTLPLLYGLLSHFLQSGETKDKLFLRNAAPLTSQKPNTKDC